A part of Aspergillus flavus chromosome 5, complete sequence genomic DNA contains:
- a CDS encoding putative NADPH-dependent FMN/FAD containing oxidoreductase: MQRLRHDVIPSRQRKPQKWRGYQTPIQDEQRGKSTCIMSEDQGSGPRKRSALILYGSETGNAQEVAEELGSLAERLHFMTQVSEMNHVKPEKLSSYTIVVFAISTTGQGDLPANARTFWRSLLLKRLPATFLEGVSFTSFGLGDSSYPKFNWAARKLCKRLVQLGANETYLSGEADQQHPEGLEGTFIPWITDFRKHLLDTYPLPEGQHPIPDDVQLPPKWVLQLQDQTSKSNTDPAVPRTENQSTEDSNSRLEHDLRPIPDTLTATLIQNKRVTPAKHWQDVRHVSLTVPDSVTYVPGDMISIMPKNFTEDVQALIQMMGWEEQADQLVSLVPANSQHSAEDLPLPPIPNLESYSKLTLRAIIMDYLDIRAIPRRRFFSEISHYTNDEMQKERLLEFTNPEFLDELWDYTSRPRRSILEVLHEFDTVKIPWQHATSVFPVLRGRQFSIASGGELKRTTEGGAKFELLIAIVKYKTIIKRIREGVCTKYISALQPGSTLKVHLQRGGLNSSLGQLSGPTVLVGPGTGVAPLRSMIWEKAAFVKAYKEENGGAEPTIGPTILLFGGRNRNADFFFDEEWQQLSKLVKLEVFAAFSRDQKQKVYVQDVIRDNFGLFFRLLHEMGGSVYVCGSSGRMPQAVREALIEAFQNGGETDAERFSREEAEEYLLGMEKSGRYKQETW, translated from the exons ATGCAGCGACTTCGGCATGACGTCATTCCGTCCCGCCAGCGAAAACCGCAAAAATGGAGGGGTTATCAAACCCCAATACAAGACGAGCAGCGCGGTAAAAGCACCTGCATTATGAGCGAGGATCAGGGCTCTGGACCTCGCAAGCGGTCTGCTCTCATCCTCTATGGCTCGGAAACCGGCAATGCCCAAGAGGTGGCCGAAGAGCTGGGGTCTCTGGCCGAGCGCCTACATTTCATGACTCAGGTTTCGGAGATGAACCATGTTAAGCCA GAGAAATTGAGCTCGTATACTATTGTTGTCTTTGCTATCTCGACGACGGGGCAGGGAGATCTACCAGCTAATGCACGGACGTTTTGGAGATCTTTGCTTTTGAAGAGGCTTCCGGCGACGTTTTTGGAGGGCGTTAGTTTTACGTCGTTTGGGTTGGGAGATAGTTCTTATCCTAA ATTCAATTGGGCTGCGCGCAAGCTATGTAAGAGATTGGTTCAGTTGGGCGCAAATGAAACCTATCTTAGTGGGGAGGCGGATCAACAACATCCTGAAGG GCTGGAGGGAACATTTATTCCTTGGATAACGGACTTCCGCAAGCACTTGCTGGACACATACCCTCTTCCTGAGGGTCAGCATCCGATACCGGATGATGTCCAATTACCACCAAAATGGGTGCTGCAATTACAGGATCAAACCTCAAAATCCAACACGGACCCTGCTGTCCCAAGAACAGAGAATCAGAGCACTGAGGATTCAAATTCCCGACTAGAGCATGACCTCCGCCCCATCCCAGATACACTGACTGCAACACTGATCCAAAACAAACGGGTGACACCTGCAAAACACTGGCAAGATGTACGACACGTCTCCCTGACGGTCCCTGACTCAGTCACCTATGTCCCCGGCGACATGATCTCCATCATGCCGAAGAACTTCACCGAGGACGTCCAAGCCCTGATTCAGATGATGGGCTGGGAAGAACAGGCCGATCAGTTGGTCTCGCTGGTCCCCGCTAATAGTCAGCACTCCGCCGAAGACCTACCTTTACCACCCATTCCTAACCTGGAATCGTATTCGAAACTGACACTACGTGCGATCATTATGGACTACCTAGATATTCGAGCGATCCCTCGCCGGAGGTTCTTCTCGGAAATCTCCCATTACACCAATGATGAAATGCAGAAGGAGCGACTACTTGAATTTACTAACCCCGAGTTCCTGGATGAGCTCTGGGATTATACCTCGCGGCCGAGACGCAGTATCTTGGAGGTTTTACATGAGTTCGATACGGTGAAGATCCCATGGCAGCATGCGACGTCGGTTTTCCCCGTTCTCAGAGGACGACAATTCAGCATTGCCAGCGGAGGCGAACTAAAGCGGACAACTGAAGGCGGAGCCAAGTTCGAACTATTGATCGCCATCGTGAAATACAAGACCATAATCAAGAGAATCAGAGAGGGTGTCTGCACAAAGTATATCTCGGCACTCCAGCCGGGGAGTACCCTGAAAGTGCATCTGCAGCGCGGAGGCCTGAATTCGTCCTTGGGTCAACTGTCTGGACCAACGGTTTTGGTGGGTCCCGGCACTGGAGTCGCGCCATTACGGTCTATGATTTGGGAGAAAGCTGCCTTTGTCAAGGCGTacaaggaggagaatggcGGGGCTGAGCCGACTATTGGGCCTACCATTCTCCTCTTTGGGGGGCGTAACCGGAATgccgatttcttctttgatgaaGAGTGGCAGCAGCTTAGTAAGTTGGTTAAATTGGAGGTCTTTGCGGCGTTCTCCAGAGACCAGAAACAGAAGGTCTATGTGCAGGACGTTATCCGAGATAACTTTGGACTATTCTTTAGACTCTTGCATGAAATGGGTGGGTCGGTGTATGTGTGTGGCTCATCAGGAAGGATGCCGCAAGCTGTTCGGGAGGCACTAATTGAGGCATTCCAGAACGGTGGGGAAACCGACGCAGAGCGCTTCAGCAGAGAAGAGGCAGAAGAGTATTTGCTTGGCATGGAGAAGTCCGGGCGGTATAAGCAGGAGACATGGTAA